From a region of the Coprococcus comes ATCC 27758 genome:
- the rnpM gene encoding RNase P modulator RnpM: MRKCVGCQEMKNKKEMLRVLKTAEGEFILDATGRKNGRGAYLCFSGKCLQEAIKNKGLERSFKQAIPKEIYENLEKELEQLEHE, from the coding sequence ATGCGTAAATGCGTGGGATGTCAGGAAATGAAGAATAAAAAAGAAATGCTGCGTGTTCTGAAAACAGCAGAAGGCGAATTCATTCTGGACGCAACCGGACGTAAGAACGGGCGCGGGGCATATCTGTGCTTTTCCGGAAAATGTTTGCAGGAAGCAATAAAGAATAAAGGACTGGAACGTTCTTTCAAACAGGCGATACCAAAAGAGATATACGAAAATCTGGAAAAGGAGCTGGA